One window of the Ramlibacter henchirensis genome contains the following:
- a CDS encoding NADP-dependent oxidoreductase: protein MNRQIVLTSRPDGVPCQENFRVVETPLDEPGDGQVLIRHTFLGLAPSARLRMSEESSYAQPLALGDVVYGQAVGEVVKSHAPSLREGDTVMSVRGGWQQYSVAAASDLVKVDPEVAPPSVWLGALGTSGMTAYVGLLDLGKPREGETVVVSAASGGVGAMVGQIARLKGCRVVGIAGGEAKAHHVVETLGFDAGIDYRNPDFAFRLKAACPDGVHVYFENVGGSVRDAVWPLMNQGGRIVVCGLIAEYNEGRQAGPGWFGILAKRLTVRGFIMGDHLNRRDDFLRDMGAWYRAGDIHAQEDVSEGLDSVVPAFIRMLTGGNFGKTVVKL from the coding sequence ATGAACCGTCAGATCGTATTGACGTCACGTCCGGACGGAGTTCCGTGCCAGGAGAATTTCCGCGTTGTGGAGACTCCGCTCGACGAACCCGGCGACGGGCAGGTGCTCATCCGTCACACGTTCCTCGGGTTGGCGCCATCCGCGCGACTGCGCATGAGCGAGGAGTCTTCGTACGCGCAGCCCTTGGCTTTGGGCGACGTCGTGTATGGCCAGGCAGTCGGTGAGGTGGTGAAGTCGCACGCCCCCAGCCTCCGCGAAGGCGACACCGTGATGTCCGTGCGCGGCGGATGGCAGCAGTATTCAGTCGCCGCCGCTTCAGACCTGGTCAAGGTCGATCCGGAGGTCGCGCCGCCCAGCGTATGGCTTGGTGCGCTTGGCACTTCTGGCATGACCGCGTATGTGGGATTACTCGACCTCGGCAAGCCGCGCGAAGGCGAGACGGTGGTCGTGTCGGCTGCGAGTGGCGGTGTGGGGGCGATGGTGGGGCAGATCGCGCGACTGAAGGGATGCCGCGTCGTCGGAATTGCAGGGGGCGAAGCCAAGGCGCACCACGTAGTCGAAACACTCGGCTTCGACGCTGGCATCGATTACCGCAATCCTGATTTTGCGTTCCGCCTGAAGGCAGCCTGCCCTGACGGCGTGCATGTGTACTTCGAGAACGTGGGCGGGTCAGTGCGAGATGCGGTCTGGCCCTTGATGAACCAAGGCGGGCGAATCGTGGTCTGCGGATTGATAGCGGAGTACAACGAGGGGCGGCAAGCCGGCCCCGGCTGGTTCGGGATCTTGGCAAAGCGGCTCACGGTGCGCGGCTTCATCATGGGCGACCATTTGAATCGACGCGACGATTTTTTGCGGGATATGGGCGCCTGGTACCGCGCCGGCGACATCCACGCCCAGGAGGATGTGAGCGAGGGTCTGGACAGTGTCGTGCCGGCCTTCATCCGCATGCTGACCGGCGGCAACTTTGGCAAGACGGTCGTCAAGCTTTGA
- a CDS encoding acyl-CoA dehydrogenase family protein — protein sequence MKSEIATDTTDELEAFRRTTREWLEANCPSEMRRPATSEADICWGGRRFTFQSEAQKQWMQRMAERGWTVPTWPREYGGGGLTRDEAVVLQQEMAALGCRPPLQNNGTWMFGAALLKYGSEAHKREHLPLIARGEIRWAQGYSEPGAGSDLASLSTRADVHDDHFVVNGQKVWTSFADQCDMIFCLVRTDAAQKHTGISFLLIDMNTPGVRTRPIRLISGKSPFCETFFDDVRVPRANLVGDLNAGWTIAKYLLTHEREMVSSIYERRAPPPLGRFAVERVGRDALNRLDAPALRTAIARFEVDEAAFRAWLAMFGAQSDIGEANPAVPSALKYYGSELAKRRNDLMMAAGGSDALEWESDRSEQGVLARTWLHSRKASIEGGTSEIMLNMIAKRLLGLSGT from the coding sequence ATGAAGTCCGAGATCGCCACAGACACCACCGACGAGCTGGAGGCCTTCCGCCGCACCACCCGCGAGTGGCTGGAGGCGAATTGCCCGTCTGAGATGCGACGCCCGGCAACGAGCGAAGCAGATATTTGCTGGGGCGGCCGCCGTTTCACCTTCCAGAGCGAGGCGCAGAAGCAGTGGATGCAGCGGATGGCGGAGCGCGGATGGACAGTGCCCACCTGGCCGCGGGAGTACGGCGGAGGCGGTCTCACGCGCGACGAGGCTGTCGTTTTGCAGCAGGAGATGGCCGCGCTCGGCTGCCGCCCGCCCCTTCAGAACAACGGCACCTGGATGTTCGGGGCGGCGCTGCTGAAGTACGGTAGCGAAGCGCACAAGCGCGAGCACCTGCCGCTGATTGCACGCGGCGAAATCCGATGGGCTCAAGGGTATTCGGAGCCCGGCGCCGGTTCGGACCTTGCTTCGCTCTCCACCCGGGCCGACGTGCATGACGATCACTTCGTCGTCAACGGACAGAAGGTCTGGACTTCGTTCGCCGATCAGTGCGACATGATCTTCTGCCTGGTTCGAACGGATGCTGCGCAGAAGCACACTGGCATCAGCTTCCTGCTGATCGACATGAACACCCCCGGCGTACGGACCCGGCCGATCCGGCTCATCTCCGGCAAGTCCCCGTTCTGCGAGACGTTCTTCGACGACGTGCGCGTGCCGCGCGCCAACCTCGTGGGCGACCTCAACGCCGGCTGGACCATCGCCAAGTACCTGCTCACGCACGAACGGGAGATGGTCAGCTCGATCTACGAACGCAGAGCACCGCCACCACTCGGACGCTTTGCAGTCGAACGCGTGGGCCGCGATGCCCTGAATCGGCTCGATGCACCAGCGCTGCGCACGGCGATTGCCCGCTTCGAGGTGGACGAGGCTGCATTCCGTGCATGGTTGGCGATGTTCGGCGCGCAGTCGGACATCGGCGAGGCAAACCCGGCGGTCCCGTCCGCGCTCAAGTACTACGGCTCGGAACTGGCCAAACGGCGCAACGACCTGATGATGGCTGCCGGCGGCAGTGACGCGCTGGAGTGGGAAAGCGACCGGTCCGAACAGGGTGTTCTCGCGCGCACCTGGCTGCACAGCAGGAAGGCCTCCATCGAGGGTGGGACCAGCGAGATCATGCTGAACATGATAGCCAAGCGGTTGCTGGGGTTGTCCGGCACTTGA
- a CDS encoding zinc-binding dehydrogenase: MVSERSGRQDIDHPFIRVGSRADFEDMNRAIVANRIRPVIDEVFELEQLASALQVLSQGGVFSKVGIRIR, translated from the coding sequence TTGGTATCAGAGCGTTCAGGTCGTCAGGACATCGACCACCCGTTCATCCGGGTGGGCAGCCGCGCGGACTTCGAAGACATGAACCGAGCCATCGTCGCCAATAGGATCCGCCCGGTCATCGACGAAGTGTTCGAGCTGGAGCAACTCGCCAGCGCCTTGCAGGTTCTGAGCCAAGGCGGTGTCTTCAGCAAAGTCGGCATCCGCATCCGCTGA